A genomic stretch from Komagataeibacter xylinus includes:
- a CDS encoding LysR family transcriptional regulator — protein MTRRPAPLPRKAAAPRRKADGFHGQVAEVDLRQLRVFRTVAEHGGFAAAEVALGKSKSSISIDIAALENRLGLRLCTRGRSGFALTTEGRLVLEAAETLFADIAHFQQRINEASGTLSGRFCLYVPDNIQIHGETALVRAIETFTTRYPAVFMDIRSTSTREVEFAVLNGQACAGITLNPRHVPDVQTTALFHEKLHLFCGRRHPLFNMPESEITPAILAEQRMITVSGAATSPMWDRLRPHLTFAAAAENVDSRALLILSGNYIGFLPEPFALPLVHDGLLRRIVLDGLQLETSFYFLARPNAETGLMHDTFRAILEAAC, from the coding sequence ATGACACGACGACCTGCACCCTTACCCCGCAAGGCCGCGGCACCGCGCCGCAAGGCAGACGGTTTTCACGGACAGGTGGCCGAGGTGGATCTGCGGCAGTTGCGCGTGTTCCGCACCGTGGCCGAACATGGCGGTTTTGCCGCAGCTGAAGTGGCGCTTGGCAAGAGCAAGTCCTCCATCAGCATCGACATCGCAGCCCTTGAAAACCGGCTTGGCCTGCGGCTGTGCACGCGCGGGCGCAGCGGTTTTGCCCTGACCACTGAAGGGCGCCTTGTGCTCGAGGCTGCCGAGACCCTGTTTGCGGATATCGCGCACTTCCAGCAACGCATAAACGAGGCCAGCGGCACATTGTCGGGGCGCTTTTGCCTGTACGTGCCCGACAATATCCAGATTCATGGTGAGACAGCGCTGGTGCGCGCCATTGAAACCTTTACCACCCGCTACCCGGCGGTGTTCATGGATATCCGCTCCACCTCCACGCGTGAGGTGGAATTTGCCGTGCTCAACGGGCAGGCCTGCGCTGGCATTACCCTGAACCCGCGCCACGTGCCCGATGTCCAGACCACGGCCCTGTTTCACGAAAAACTGCACCTGTTCTGTGGCAGGCGCCACCCCCTGTTCAACATGCCCGAAAGCGAGATCACGCCCGCCATTCTGGCCGAGCAGCGCATGATTACGGTCTCGGGTGCCGCCACCTCGCCCATGTGGGACAGGCTGCGCCCGCACCTGACCTTCGCCGCGGCAGCGGAAAATGTTGATTCACGCGCCCTGCTGATCCTGTCAGGCAATTACATCGGTTTCCTGCCCGAACCCTTCGCCCTGCCGCTGGTGCATGACGGGCTGCTGCGCCGCATTGTGCTGGACGGCCTGCAACTTGAAACCAGCTTCTATTTCCTGGCCCGCCCCAACGCCGAGACCGGCCTCATGCACGACACGTTCCGCGCCATTTTAGAGGCGGCCTGCTGA
- a CDS encoding class II aldolase/adducin family protein codes for MSSLSPAPATAPTEKTVREDLAAAYRLMALFGMTDLVYTHLSVRLPGCAHAYLVNPYGFLFEEITASSLVVVDADGLPRQETSCPINPAGFVIHSAIHRSRPDAACVMHTHTLAGMVVAAQEQNILPLNQINMEFYGRVGFHPYEGIADDDNLSERERLVRDLGTRNALILQNHGLLTVGSTIAQAFYSMYYLEQSCRIQIAAQSTGVPLHVPSEVQILRARKQFEDDPDEGRLIWQALRRKLDREQPDYRD; via the coding sequence ATGTCTTCCCTTTCGCCTGCGCCCGCAACGGCCCCGACCGAAAAGACCGTGCGTGAGGATCTTGCCGCCGCTTACCGGCTCATGGCGCTTTTTGGCATGACCGACCTTGTCTATACTCATCTTTCGGTCAGGCTGCCGGGGTGCGCGCATGCCTATCTGGTCAACCCCTATGGCTTTCTGTTCGAGGAGATTACCGCAAGCTCCCTGGTGGTGGTCGATGCCGATGGCCTGCCCCGGCAGGAAACGTCATGCCCGATCAACCCGGCGGGGTTTGTCATCCATTCCGCCATCCACCGCAGCAGGCCCGACGCCGCCTGCGTCATGCACACGCACACGCTCGCGGGCATGGTGGTGGCGGCACAGGAGCAGAACATCCTGCCGCTGAACCAGATCAACATGGAGTTCTATGGCCGCGTTGGCTTCCACCCCTATGAGGGGATTGCCGACGATGACAATCTGAGCGAACGCGAGCGCCTCGTGCGCGATCTTGGCACGCGCAATGCGCTGATCCTGCAAAACCATGGACTGCTCACGGTGGGGAGCACCATCGCGCAGGCCTTCTACAGCATGTACTATCTGGAGCAGTCGTGCCGTATCCAGATTGCGGCGCAGTCCACGGGGGTTCCGCTGCATGTCCCTTCCGAAGTGCAGATCCTGCGTGCGCGCAAGCAGTTTGAGGATGACCCCGACGAAGGCCGCCTGATCTGGCAGGCGCTGCGGCGCAAGCTGGACCGTGAACAGCCCGATTACCGGGACTGA
- a CDS encoding IS5 family transposase translates to MMKQPGFFDVEERLARLSGLGDQLEAFSRTVDFEVFRPDLDQALAYSDGSKGGRPPFDVVLMFKILVIQTLNNLSDERTEYLINDRLSFMRFLGLGLSDRVPDAKTVWLFRERLTQAGAIDVLFNRFDAILRNAGYLPMSGQILDATLVAAPKQRNTNAEKADIRAGRIPQDWQDKPAKLSHKDRHARWTLKFTKAKRRDDGTIPSTDLAIPFFGYKSHISIDRKFRLIRKWKATDAAASDGARLREGLLDRSNTASDVWADTAYRSKANEAFMEKQGFVSRVHRKKSHLKPMPCHIQRSNAGKSVIRSRVEHVFADQKSQMGLFIRTVGITRATMKIGLANIVYNMRRFIFLERISATA, encoded by the coding sequence ATAATGAAGCAGCCGGGTTTCTTTGATGTTGAAGAGCGGCTTGCTCGTTTGAGCGGGCTTGGCGATCAGCTTGAAGCCTTTTCCCGGACTGTAGATTTTGAGGTGTTCCGCCCTGATCTGGACCAGGCTCTGGCCTATTCGGATGGAAGCAAAGGCGGGCGTCCGCCTTTTGATGTGGTTCTGATGTTCAAAATTCTGGTGATCCAGACGCTGAACAACCTCTCCGACGAGCGGACGGAATACCTGATCAACGACCGCCTGTCTTTTATGCGTTTCCTTGGTCTGGGGCTGTCGGACCGGGTACCGGATGCCAAAACGGTCTGGCTCTTTCGCGAGCGTCTGACACAGGCGGGTGCGATCGATGTCCTGTTCAATCGCTTTGACGCAATCCTACGGAACGCTGGTTATCTCCCAATGTCAGGCCAGATCCTGGACGCAACGCTGGTGGCGGCTCCAAAGCAGCGCAATACCAACGCGGAGAAGGCGGATATTCGGGCGGGACGAATCCCACAAGACTGGCAGGACAAACCTGCAAAGCTGTCCCACAAGGATCGTCATGCACGCTGGACGCTGAAATTCACCAAGGCGAAACGGCGGGATGACGGAACGATCCCCTCAACAGATCTCGCCATCCCATTCTTTGGCTATAAATCGCATATTTCCATCGACCGGAAGTTCCGACTGATCCGGAAATGGAAGGCCACAGATGCCGCTGCCAGCGATGGTGCAAGATTGAGAGAAGGCCTGCTCGACCGCAGCAATACCGCGTCTGATGTCTGGGCCGACACCGCCTATCGCTCAAAAGCCAATGAAGCCTTCATGGAAAAGCAGGGCTTTGTCTCCAGGGTTCATAGGAAAAAGTCGCATCTCAAGCCTATGCCCTGTCATATCCAGCGATCCAATGCGGGCAAGTCCGTTATCCGGTCTCGCGTTGAGCATGTCTTTGCCGATCAGAAATCACAGATGGGATTGTTCATACGCACCGTCGGCATCACACGGGCCACCATGAAAATTGGGCTGGCCAACATCGTCTACAACATGCGCCGCTTTATCTTCCTGGAGCGGATCAGTGCGACCGCGTAG
- a CDS encoding DUF5677 domain-containing protein, which yields MTETQKTKFHECGFLSDEVEEEKWKIKKHYEKEFVALYELNTFLMDVCRDLHPSNSRKELISNIIAIRFCQSFQSSVILLNYAINADSYSIIRNMQECYLALACLLKDEDFFIKIGDYDETKFKKEMILFMERNAFFDTITKGLEKKFNKLKSDLDKTLNDFDIKSKTCASVFYDKTKDEPQSQSIYYDYKMISNTKCHISVNSFLNNFEIKDGNSYIKFRGINIDEMQSSVKRIIDVCTFFILRLDDAFLNKKYGEKVVPIAEALYKYYIKKDVLVSKDDFIKKTG from the coding sequence GTGACGGAAACGCAAAAAACAAAATTTCATGAGTGTGGTTTTTTGTCAGATGAAGTTGAAGAAGAAAAGTGGAAAATAAAAAAACATTACGAAAAAGAGTTTGTTGCATTATATGAGTTAAATACATTTCTGATGGACGTGTGTAGAGATTTGCATCCGAGTAATTCTAGGAAAGAATTGATATCAAACATCATAGCAATTAGATTTTGTCAAAGTTTTCAGTCTTCTGTAATACTCCTAAACTATGCTATAAACGCAGATTCATATTCTATAATAAGGAATATGCAGGAGTGTTATTTGGCTCTTGCCTGTCTTCTCAAAGATGAGGATTTTTTCATAAAAATTGGAGATTATGATGAGACGAAATTCAAAAAAGAAATGATTTTATTCATGGAACGAAATGCTTTTTTCGATACCATCACAAAAGGTTTGGAGAAGAAATTCAATAAATTAAAATCTGATCTTGATAAAACTCTCAATGATTTCGATATTAAATCTAAAACATGTGCATCTGTTTTCTACGACAAAACAAAAGATGAACCTCAGAGTCAATCCATTTATTATGATTACAAGATGATATCAAACACTAAATGTCATATTTCTGTTAATTCATTTTTGAATAATTTTGAGATTAAAGATGGTAATTCATATATAAAATTTAGAGGCATAAATATTGATGAAATGCAGTCTTCAGTAAAAAGAATTATTGATGTCTGCACATTTTTCATATTGAGGTTGGATGATGCTTTTTTGAATAAAAAATATGGAGAGAAGGTAGTTCCTATCGCTGAGGCATTATACAAATATTATATTAAGAAAGATGTTCTGGTGAGCAAAGATGATTTTATTAAAAAGACAGGATAA
- a CDS encoding DNA-primase RepB domain-containing protein, whose protein sequence is MGAILKKNIYTDPSEDRILPYNGQAFFTLNRINNGHMTQKAYKLDQLEFVLSHIANDRDTYMAQGFFSRPCRRALFIETMTHAYVDIDCYKTEFFPDWMTKQQKAQSILSYCDDNFIPVPSAIISSGRGIYLKWYWASPIPREAVGRAVALNKQLVSLFAPLGADPACVDVSRILRVVGTLNSKNNQPVELLHQTDRDGHAMTYVFDDFADEVLPYSLEQIREWREAQKQRYEAKGQVIHLAREKTRERLKAGNRKAFNRFDWSWRVVEDIRTIADKKYGGVIPYCEESGHVAGPDMYAHIGASMLGNIIPSQQLWPEIKTWAGLILPASYVNDKRNLLAHSSTLLKKAKQVANMTEEERKRNEEAGLHRKGAYRYRTQTIIDRLGITSDDMRNFNLKVLIDKDEKRRRDRENTMHKRREAGVMERVEWLEKNNLSATKPWLAHGVCRRTWERWREKGKL, encoded by the coding sequence ATGGGCGCAATTTTAAAGAAAAACATTTATACAGACCCAAGTGAAGACAGAATATTACCCTATAATGGGCAAGCCTTTTTCACTCTCAATCGTATCAATAATGGGCATATGACCCAGAAAGCCTACAAGCTGGATCAGCTTGAGTTTGTCCTGTCCCATATCGCCAATGACAGGGATACCTACATGGCTCAGGGCTTCTTTTCCAGACCATGCAGACGTGCCCTATTCATAGAAACCATGACACACGCCTATGTGGATATCGACTGCTACAAGACAGAGTTCTTTCCCGATTGGATGACCAAACAGCAGAAGGCGCAAAGCATCCTCTCCTATTGTGATGACAATTTTATTCCTGTTCCTTCTGCCATTATCTCATCAGGGCGTGGCATTTATCTCAAGTGGTATTGGGCCTCCCCCATCCCAAGAGAAGCTGTAGGACGTGCTGTAGCCCTCAACAAACAGCTTGTGTCCCTGTTTGCCCCACTTGGTGCAGACCCTGCCTGTGTGGACGTATCCAGAATCCTGCGTGTTGTGGGAACCCTGAACAGCAAGAACAACCAGCCGGTGGAACTGTTGCACCAGACTGACAGGGATGGTCATGCCATGACCTATGTTTTTGATGATTTTGCAGACGAGGTTCTACCCTATTCTCTTGAGCAGATACGCGAATGGAGAGAAGCCCAGAAGCAACGCTATGAAGCCAAGGGACAGGTCATTCATCTGGCACGTGAGAAAACCAGGGAAAGGCTCAAGGCTGGCAACCGCAAGGCATTCAACAGGTTTGACTGGTCATGGCGTGTTGTGGAGGACATCAGGACCATAGCAGACAAAAAATATGGGGGTGTCATTCCTTACTGTGAGGAATCAGGGCATGTGGCTGGCCCTGACATGTATGCCCATATCGGGGCTTCCATGCTTGGCAATATCATCCCCTCCCAACAGCTATGGCCGGAAATCAAAACATGGGCTGGTCTCATCCTTCCTGCTTCCTATGTGAATGACAAAAGAAACCTGCTGGCTCATTCGTCCACTCTGCTCAAGAAAGCCAAGCAGGTTGCCAATATGACCGAAGAAGAACGTAAAAGGAACGAGGAAGCCGGACTTCATCGCAAGGGAGCCTATCGCTACAGAACACAGACCATTATCGACAGGCTTGGCATTACCTCTGATGATATGCGAAATTTCAATCTCAAGGTGTTAATCGACAAGGACGAGAAACGCAGGAGAGACAGGGAAAACACCATGCACAAACGCAGAGAGGCAGGTGTTATGGAGCGTGTGGAATGGTTGGAGAAAAATAATTTATCTGCCACAAAACCTTGGTTAGCCCATGGTGTATGTCGCAGAACTTGGGAACGTTGGAGAGAAAAAGGGAAGCTGTAG
- a CDS encoding DUF6538 domain-containing protein — protein MLIRLQSGYHFRRAVPSHIRDIVGKKELWLSLGTNKREVAKPYACAVFAETERLFRSVMHLKTELSENENFIRNELPEDAQELFDLLIQDYQHRIASLQTEYNHQRLRHSMESLEQVEKLEKARNLTGRSVHLLERTVTDLKKTKASLPALTDIQSQIKDMKAFLAPKEKPSPLFSEAIKIFLESKDTTVKSTVVKSYERTFKRFLEVCGDKPMRDYTGADIGHFKALMEQLPESYGKQRNDTRTVQEFVADAKKRKLARISGKSVKNHFTKLSGLWKHFLLRDLVDRNVFTGGWQFDTKSKTNRVRWSDSDLKTIAGQPWQFGTISHKTASMIVGIASYTGMRLEEICRLRPQDIQEIQGIPCILVQDHPALKGKPWTEWSAKTEAGKRVVPICTALQEAGLLDLAQRAMNQKRHYLFHDIDFKGQDNKRSAHFQRDFSKFKSRLGIGRSVVFHSFRHNVSTKLRNIHEHGEGGLRESWIDDFLGHESHDKSVGSTVYFDDVDIVNLKKVAESVKYPEFWDVGNLFVGKMK, from the coding sequence ATGTTGATTCGTCTCCAATCCGGGTATCATTTCCGCAGGGCCGTTCCTTCACATATACGTGATATTGTGGGCAAAAAGGAGCTATGGCTCTCCCTTGGCACTAACAAACGCGAGGTTGCCAAACCATATGCGTGTGCAGTTTTCGCAGAGACCGAAAGGCTGTTCCGTTCCGTAATGCACCTCAAGACAGAACTCAGCGAAAACGAAAATTTTATCAGGAATGAACTGCCTGAAGACGCGCAGGAACTCTTTGACCTGCTTATTCAGGACTACCAGCACAGGATTGCATCCTTACAGACGGAATATAACCATCAGAGACTCAGACATTCCATGGAAAGTCTGGAACAGGTGGAAAAGCTGGAGAAAGCCAGAAATCTGACTGGCAGAAGTGTGCATCTGCTGGAACGCACTGTCACAGACCTGAAAAAGACCAAAGCCAGCCTTCCAGCCCTGACGGATATCCAGAGCCAGATTAAGGACATGAAAGCCTTTCTGGCTCCGAAGGAAAAACCTTCTCCCCTTTTTTCAGAAGCGATTAAAATTTTCCTGGAAAGCAAAGACACCACAGTCAAATCCACTGTGGTCAAATCCTACGAACGCACCTTCAAACGCTTTCTGGAAGTCTGTGGGGATAAACCCATGCGAGATTATACCGGGGCAGATATCGGGCATTTCAAAGCCCTGATGGAACAGCTACCGGAGAGTTACGGCAAACAGCGTAACGACACCCGGACAGTTCAGGAATTTGTGGCAGATGCGAAGAAACGCAAGCTGGCCCGTATCTCCGGGAAGTCAGTCAAAAACCATTTCACCAAGCTTTCCGGGCTTTGGAAGCATTTCCTTTTGCGTGACCTTGTGGACCGCAACGTGTTCACAGGTGGCTGGCAGTTTGACACAAAGTCCAAAACCAATCGTGTGCGCTGGAGTGACAGCGACTTAAAGACCATTGCAGGCCAGCCCTGGCAGTTTGGCACCATCAGCCATAAGACAGCCTCCATGATTGTGGGAATTGCCTCTTACACAGGGATGCGACTGGAAGAAATCTGTCGTCTAAGACCGCAGGACATTCAGGAGATTCAAGGTATTCCCTGCATTCTGGTGCAGGACCACCCTGCCCTGAAAGGAAAACCCTGGACAGAATGGAGTGCGAAGACTGAAGCCGGGAAACGTGTCGTTCCCATCTGCACGGCCTTACAGGAAGCCGGATTGCTAGACCTTGCCCAAAGAGCCATGAACCAGAAGCGTCACTACCTGTTCCATGACATCGATTTTAAGGGGCAGGACAACAAGCGTTCTGCTCACTTCCAGAGGGATTTCAGCAAGTTCAAATCACGCCTTGGTATTGGCAGGAGCGTGGTGTTCCATTCCTTCCGGCATAATGTGTCTACCAAACTCAGGAACATTCATGAGCATGGCGAGGGTGGGTTACGTGAATCTTGGATTGATGACTTTCTGGGACATGAAAGCCACGACAAGTCAGTAGGGAGCACGGTCTACTTTGATGATGTGGATATTGTGAACCTCAAAAAAGTTGCAGAAAGCGTGAAATATCCTGAGTTTTGGGATGTGGGAAATTTGTTTGTCGGAAAAATGAAATAA
- a CDS encoding efflux transporter outer membrane subunit, whose translation MNITSVTRRTGLFLTSAIFLAGCTVGPRYQPDRMKLPAKFTEDEHAATPEEIEDTNKELKEWWHLFKDPELDKLIDKAIAGNYNLQVAGQRIMAERAIRDVQASQWYPQVDTQASAGNVRYSINIDNWPLRPGSAAGSANQPQAAYLGYGFSASWQIDVFGRIRRGVEAENRAVEESIEDRRGVMVMMLSELAGDYMMLRDQQLRLEIANNNIHVAQDAYDLTNRLYLEGVGNTMQIAQAKAELDSQTAAREPLKTHISQITHAIDVLMGQMPGTSELELKVAKPLPPVPEFPATLPSMVIANRPDIRKAERTYAEATARIGVAVAQLYPNFTIPLNFNPNASALYQVFQMGGMSWQFLMMASLPLMHGGKYTSQIRMAQAAAEASRLAYRQSVLNGFKEVEDAMAAWHDDEEHTELLAKAAEDSSLASERARKLYAAGLVGFLEVLTTERTTLNAQNAEAMARLERLQDAINLYTALGAGWQGVALTNTTLPVSLEKQNMLARAFQQ comes from the coding sequence ATGAACATCACTTCAGTTACCCGCAGGACCGGCCTGTTCCTGACATCGGCCATCTTTCTGGCCGGTTGCACGGTAGGGCCGCGCTACCAGCCGGACCGGATGAAACTTCCCGCCAAGTTCACCGAGGACGAGCATGCCGCCACCCCCGAGGAGATCGAGGACACCAACAAGGAACTCAAGGAGTGGTGGCACCTTTTCAAGGATCCTGAACTCGACAAGCTGATCGACAAGGCCATTGCGGGCAATTACAACCTGCAGGTGGCCGGCCAGCGGATTATGGCCGAGCGCGCCATCCGCGATGTGCAGGCATCGCAGTGGTATCCGCAGGTCGATACGCAGGCCTCGGCTGGTAATGTCCGCTATTCGATCAATATCGATAACTGGCCGCTGCGCCCCGGCTCGGCGGCGGGTTCCGCCAACCAGCCACAGGCCGCGTATCTGGGCTACGGGTTCAGTGCAAGCTGGCAGATCGACGTATTCGGCCGCATCCGCCGTGGGGTGGAAGCCGAGAACCGCGCGGTTGAGGAATCGATCGAGGACCGTCGTGGCGTCATGGTCATGATGCTGTCGGAACTTGCGGGCGACTACATGATGCTGCGCGACCAGCAGTTGCGGCTGGAAATCGCCAACAACAACATCCATGTGGCGCAGGATGCCTATGACCTGACCAACCGGCTGTACCTTGAAGGCGTGGGCAACACCATGCAGATCGCGCAGGCCAAGGCGGAGCTGGATTCCCAGACCGCCGCGCGCGAACCGCTGAAGACCCATATCTCCCAGATCACCCATGCCATCGACGTGCTGATGGGGCAGATGCCGGGCACATCGGAGCTGGAACTGAAGGTGGCCAAGCCGCTGCCGCCGGTGCCGGAGTTCCCTGCCACCCTGCCATCCATGGTCATTGCCAACCGCCCCGACATCCGCAAGGCCGAGCGCACCTATGCCGAAGCCACGGCGCGCATTGGCGTGGCGGTGGCCCAGCTTTACCCCAACTTCACCATTCCGCTGAACTTCAACCCCAATGCATCGGCACTGTACCAGGTGTTCCAGATGGGCGGCATGAGCTGGCAGTTCCTGATGATGGCCTCGCTGCCCCTGATGCATGGCGGCAAATACACTTCGCAGATCCGCATGGCGCAGGCTGCGGCCGAGGCAAGCCGCCTGGCTTACCGGCAGTCCGTGCTCAACGGCTTCAAGGAAGTCGAGGATGCGATGGCCGCATGGCATGATGATGAGGAACACACCGAATTGCTGGCCAAGGCTGCGGAAGACAGCTCACTGGCCAGCGAACGCGCCCGCAAGCTGTATGCGGCGGGCCTGGTTGGCTTTCTGGAAGTGCTGACGACCGAGCGCACCACGCTTAACGCCCAGAATGCCGAGGCCATGGCCCGACTGGAGCGCCTGCAGGATGCAATCAACCTTTACACGGCCCTTGGCGCGGGCTGGCAGGGCGTTGCGCTGACCAACACCACCCTGCCCGTGTCGCTTGAAAAGCAGAACATGCTGGCGCGCGCCTTCCAGCAGTAA
- a CDS encoding HlyD family secretion protein: MPLLRTLIRVVLTLAVVTMAVVMGITLWDTYMIAPWTRDGRVRVYVVDVAPEVSGTVVQLPVVDNQYVHRGDPLFVLDPVRFRLAIREAQARLDGALEDLKLKQNDARRRMGLGGIVSAEEQEVFNSNVATQIASVDAARAALDLAKLNLQRSILYSPVNGNITNLNLRIGDYVTEGHARLAVIDADSYWVNGYFEETKMWGVHVGDEARVKLMGYKDIIPGHVVSIARGINDQNGRPDGLGLQDVSPIFTWVRLAQRIPVRIHLDHVPDSVTLAAGMTATISVGPQARTQRGRLTTWLQDHL, from the coding sequence ATGCCTCTCCTGCGCACCCTGATCCGTGTGGTCCTGACCCTGGCGGTCGTGACGATGGCCGTCGTCATGGGCATCACTTTATGGGACACCTACATGATTGCCCCCTGGACCCGTGACGGACGTGTCCGTGTCTATGTCGTTGACGTGGCGCCGGAAGTATCGGGCACGGTGGTGCAACTGCCGGTGGTGGACAACCAGTACGTCCATCGCGGCGACCCTTTGTTCGTGCTTGACCCCGTGCGCTTCCGCCTCGCCATCCGCGAGGCGCAGGCCCGGCTCGATGGCGCGCTTGAAGACCTCAAGCTCAAGCAGAACGACGCCCGCCGCCGCATGGGCCTTGGCGGCATCGTCTCGGCGGAAGAGCAGGAAGTGTTCAACTCGAACGTAGCCACCCAGATCGCCTCGGTCGATGCGGCGCGCGCGGCCCTTGACCTGGCCAAGCTGAACCTGCAGCGCTCCATCCTGTATTCGCCCGTCAACGGCAACATCACCAACCTCAACCTGCGGATCGGTGATTACGTGACCGAGGGCCATGCCCGCCTGGCCGTGATCGATGCCGACTCCTACTGGGTCAACGGCTACTTCGAGGAAACCAAGATGTGGGGCGTGCATGTGGGCGACGAGGCGCGCGTCAAGCTCATGGGCTACAAGGACATCATTCCCGGCCATGTGGTCAGCATCGCACGCGGTATCAATGACCAGAACGGCCGCCCCGACGGGCTTGGCCTGCAGGATGTCAGCCCGATCTTTACATGGGTGCGGCTGGCACAGCGTATCCCGGTCCGTATCCACCTTGACCATGTGCCCGACAGCGTGACACTCGCCGCCGGCATGACGGCCACGATCAGCGTCGGCCCGCAGGCCCGCACGCAACGCGGCCGCCTGACGACATGGCTGCAAGACCATCTGTGA
- a CDS encoding DUF1656 domain-containing protein: protein MLSEFNLFGVFMAPIVVYAVAALPVTMLLRSLLWWCGIMKWFWHLALFEVALYTCVLCLMILYI from the coding sequence ATGCTGAGCGAATTCAACCTATTCGGTGTCTTCATGGCACCGATTGTCGTCTATGCCGTCGCCGCCCTGCCTGTCACCATGCTGCTGCGCTCGCTGCTGTGGTGGTGCGGCATAATGAAATGGTTCTGGCATCTCGCCCTGTTCGAGGTCGCGCTATACACTTGCGTCCTGTGCCTGATGATCCTGTACATCTGA
- a CDS encoding MarR family winged helix-turn-helix transcriptional regulator: MPDLERNKKELSFGRRLARLGAAWRRQVDHDLREYGLTEATWRPVLYLGLLPPPVRQTDLVRVLEIEAPSVARLLDVLERRDLVFRSPDHEDKRSKVVSLTEKGERTARQVRHAVEAVSSRLLHGISTPELLACYSVFERIEANLHKKPAQPPQPVAMR; encoded by the coding sequence ATGCCCGATCTGGAGCGCAACAAGAAGGAACTGTCGTTCGGTCGCCGTCTCGCCCGGCTTGGCGCCGCGTGGCGTCGGCAGGTCGATCATGACCTGCGCGAATATGGCCTGACCGAAGCAACATGGCGACCTGTCCTGTATCTTGGCCTGCTGCCGCCCCCCGTGCGCCAGACAGACCTCGTGCGCGTACTTGAAATCGAAGCCCCATCCGTCGCCCGCCTGCTTGATGTACTGGAACGCCGCGACCTCGTGTTCCGTTCCCCCGACCATGAAGATAAACGCTCGAAGGTCGTCAGCCTGACGGAAAAGGGCGAACGCACGGCACGCCAGGTGCGCCACGCGGTGGAAGCCGTGTCGAGCCGCCTGCTGCATGGCATTTCCACGCCGGAACTGCTGGCATGCTATTCGGTTTTCGAGCGGATCGAAGCCAACCTGCACAAAAAACCCGCCCAGCCCCCCCAGCCGGTGGCAATGCGGTGA